TCGCCGGGGACGAAAAGATAGCTGCGCGGAATCAATGTGACCTCCATTGCTATTTAGCCGCTTAGCCGAGAGCCTCCCCGTCGAGAGCTGGCCCGTACCCAAGGCGGATCAGGGAAAAACTGTTCGACAGCATTGCTACCGATCTGATGCGGCATTCCTAAAGCCTTGCGAAAAACCGCCAGCAGCCTCTAGTCTTAGTCTAAAGGGCGCGTGATCGCTCCCGGAGCTGGAAAGCTATTCAGTCCTCCACCACTCCGCTCAGGATCTCTTCGCTATGTTCACCAAGGCGCGGCGCGGGGCGCAGATCGTGCCGCGCCGGCGTGGCCGAAAACTTCACCGGAGGTTTGGTTGTCCAGATGGCGCCTTCGGTGGGATGCGCCACGCGCTGGAAGAAGCCGGTTGCCTTCATGTGGGAATCCTGCGGCAGGTCGGGCAGCATCCGCACCGGCATGACCGGGATGTCGGCTTCCCCCATCAGGTCGATCCATTCCTGTGTCGTCCGCGACGGCGCAAACTGCGCTACCATGTCATAGACCGCGCCGATATTGCGGCTGCGTTCGTCCATGTTCGTCACCCACGGGTGACAGAGCATGTCTTCACGTCCGATGGCGCGGAAGAAGCGGGCCCATTGCGCGTTGGAATAGGGAAGGATGGTGATATAGCCGTCCTTCGTCTGGAGCGGACGGCGATGCGGCACCAGCATGCGGCTGTAGCCGAAGCTTTGCGGGAGGTTTTTGAATGTGGCGGCGGCCATGTGCTCCACCAGCAGAAATGATGCCAGCGTTTCGAACATCGGCACCTCGACATGCTGCCCCTCGCCGGTTCGTTCCCGGTGGTAGAGCGCGGCCATTACCGCCCAGGACGCCGTGACTCCGCCCAGCTTGTCGGCCAGAATGGTTGGCGCATAGGAGGGCGGCGCGCCGGGGTCGCGCATCGTGGCCAGCCCCGCCATGCCCGAGACCGCCTGAACGCTGTCATCATAGGCGGGCTTGTCGCGGTACGGCCCGTCCGACCCGAAGCCCACGGCAGCCACGGTAATGAGGCGGAGATTTTCGCGACGCAGAGCGTCCGGCGCCAGGGACAAGCGGGCCAGTGCGGAAGGGCGAATGCTGGATATGAAGACATCGGCGTCGCGTAAAAGCCGGCGCAAAGACCGTCGGCCGTCATCGGTCTTGAGATCCAGCACGACGCTGCGCTTATTGCGATTCACGCCCAGAAAGGCTGCTCCCATGCCGGGGCTTTGAGCGGGTTGTACCTGGCGCAGCATATCGCCCTCGGGGCTTTCTACCTTGATGACGTCGGCCCCCAGATCACCCAGCATCTGCGTGGCCAAGGGACCGAACACGACCGAGGTCATGTCAATGATCCGGACCCCCGACAGAAGTGCGGGTCTTGCCTCGCTCATGTCTGGTCCTCGCCTGCGACGGGCACGGCGAATTCCCGCCGGATCGCCGCATTATGCGCCCCCAGCGCAGGCGAGGCGCCCAGCGGCATATTCTCGCCCGACCTGCGAATCGGTGGTGCCGGTAGACCAACTTCGCCCGAAGGGCACTGAATGAGCGTCCGGTCGAGCTGCGGGTGGCTGGAAAGTGCCGCGACGTTGTTGACCGCGCCCGAGGCGATGTCGGCTTCACTCAGGAGCGCCAGCATCTGCGCCCTGTCGAGCGCAGCGAAAGCGGATTCGATCATCGGCTGCAGCACATCCCGGTTGCGGTTGCGGTTGTCATTGCCGTCGAAACGCGGATCCTCAACGAGTTCGGGCCGCTTCAGAACCGCGTTGCAAAAGCGCGCCCATTCGCGCTCGTTCTGCACCGACAGTACGATCTGGCCGCCATCGCGGCAGGTATAGGCGCCATAGGGGCAGATCACCGGATGACTGAGGCCCACCCGAGGCGTTGGACGTCCGGCACAATCGTGAAAGATAAGCGGCACCGCCATCCAATCGGCCATGGTGTCGAACATCGCCACGCTGACGCCGCGGGCGCGCCCGGTGCGCTGGCATTCGATCAGCGCTTCGCAAATCCCCGCATGGGCGGTCATGCCCGTGGCGATGTCGCACACCGAAATGCCGACCCGTCCGGGTCCGTCCGGCGTGCCGGTGATCGATGCCAGTCCGCTCTCGCATTGCACAAGCAGGTCATAGGCCTTGGCATTACGCATCGGCCCATCATCGCCGTAGCCCGTGATATCGCAGGTGACGAGCTGCGGGAAACGCGCGCGCAGCGATGCCGAATCCAGTTCCAGCTTTTCGAGCGAGCCGGGGGCGAGGTTCTGCAGGAACACATCGGCGCGGGCGAGAATCCGTTCCAGCAGCGCACGATCGTCTGGGTCCTTGATATCAAGCTCCAGGGATTCCTTGCCCCGGTTAAGCCAGACGAAATAGGCGCTTTCCCCGTTCGCCGCTCTATCGTATCCGCGAGCAAAATCGCCCGATCCCTTGCGCTCCACCTTGATGACCCGGGCACCCGCATCTGCAAGGCGCGACGAGCAGAATGGCGCGGCAACCGCCTGTTCCAGCGCGACCACAAGCAGCCCATGCAGCGGGCCCTTTTCGTCGATGTTCATATTCTTCTCGAACGCGTGAATTTTGAGCTTGCCAGAAATCTAACATCTGTTAGAAATATCGTCAACTCAGATGACCTGGAAGCGCAGCCAGGGAAGGGTGGTTGAGAATGCACGAAGGCCCGGATGTAGCCTTTCGAAGGGGGCTGGCAGAAGGCAAGGTGGTTCTTCCCAAGTGCAACGCGTGCGGACGTTTCCACTTTTTCCCGCGCGTGGTCTGTCCGCATTGTTACGTAACCTCGTTCACGTCACACGAGATTTCGGGCAGGGGCGAGATCCATACCACAACGGTCGTCAGGCGCGCGCCCGATAGGGGCGGCGATTACAATGTCTGCATCGTCGAACTGGAGGAACGGGTTCGGATGATGAGCCGCGTTGAGGGCGTTGCGCCTCCTGACGTGGAGATCGGCATGGCGGTGATCGCCTATGCGGGAGAGATCGACGGCACCCCCGCCGTGCTGTGCAGGCCGGAAGGGGGCTGAAGAGGTGGAGAACAAGCTGCGCGGCAAATCTGCGATCGTGGGCACCGGACACGCCGGCTTCGGCGAGGCGCCCGGACTGACGGCCTACGACATCATGGCGCAGGCGGGCTTGGCGGCACTGGCGGATGCGCAGCTGAAACTGTCCGATGTGGACGGACTCTTTTGCACGATGATGGAAGACAGCATGCCAGCGTTGATGGCGGCGGAATATCTTGGCATCCGCCCGCGTTTCGTCGAGGGGACGATGACCGGCGGCTCTTCGTTCGTCAACTACATCACCGCGGCCACCATGGCGCTCACAGCGGGGTTGTGCGATGTGGCGCTGATCGTCTACGGCTCGAACCAGCGCAGTGGGTCGGGCAAGCTCGTTACGGCCTCGCGGCCGCCGCCTTACGAACAGATCTATCGCCCGCGCTATCCGATCTCCGCCTATGCTCTTGCGGCGGCGCGGCACATGCACGAATTTGGCACCACGCGCGAACAGCTGGCCGATGTGGCGGTTGCCGCGCGGGCCTGGGCGCAGCACAATCCCGAGGCCTTCGCGCGCGGCGACCTGACACGCGAGGATGTGCTCGCCGCCCGCATGGTGAGCGATCCGCTGACGGTGCGCGACTGCTGCCTCGTCACTGATGGCGGCGGGGCGATCGTGATGGTTCGATCCGAGCGGGCGAGGGATTTCCCCAAGCCGCCGGTTTACGTTCTTGGCTCCGCCGCCGAGAGCACGCATCGACAGATTTCCCAGATGCCGGATTTCACCGTCACGGCGGCCAGGGAGTCGGGTGCGCGCGCCTTTGCCGCAGCAGGGGTGACTCCGTCCGACATCGACGTGGTGGAACTTTACGACGCCTTCACCATCAACACGATCCTCTTTCTGGAGGACCTGGGCTTTTGCGAGAAGGGCGAGGGCGGGGCCTTCGTCGAGGGCGGGCGGATCGCGCCGGGGGGTGAGTTGCCGGTCAACACCAACGGCGGCGGGCTCTCCTGCGTGCATCCGGGCATGTACGGCATCTTCACGGTGATCGAGGCGACCCGCCAGATCCGGGGCGATGCGCCGGGACTTCAGATCGCAAATATTGATCTGGCGCTCGCCCACGGCAACGGCGGCACGTTGTCGAGCCAGGTCACTGCAATTCTGGGCTCGGAGAACACGTTGTGAAACGACTGGGGAGGCGAAGCGATGCCGCTCAATTATGAGGCTCTCTCCAACTGGGAGTTTGAAGATGTAGCGCAAACCCTCACCGAGCGCGACACCATGCTCTATGCGCTTGGCTTGGGCTTTGGCGAGAATCCGACCGACGAAAAAGAACTAGCCTATGTCTATGAGGACGGGCTGATGGTCGTGCCGTCAATGGCCGTCACGCTTGGCTACCCCGGTTTCTGGCTGCGCGATCCGCGCACCGGGATCGATTGGAAGAAGGTCTTGCACGGCGAGCAGTGGCTGGATGTCTACAAGCCATTGCCGGTCAAAGGTGAACTGATCGGCCGTACCAGGATCGATCAGATCTCCGATAAGGGCGAAGAGCGCGGTGCGGTCATCTATCTGAGCCGTGACATCATCAATGCGGCCAGTGGCGAGACGCTGGCCAAGGTCTCGATGTCGACCTTCTGCCGCGGCGACGGCGGGTTTGGCGGCGAAAACAAACCGGGACCGACGCCTGCGTCCATCCCCGAGCGCGAGCCCGACCATGTTTGCGATCTTGCGACGCTGCCACGCCAGGCGCTGATCTATCGCCTGTCGGGCGATTTCAACCCGCTGCACGCTGATCCCAAGGTCGCCCGTGCGGCAGGGTTCGAGCGCCCGATCCTGCATGGCCTGGCCACCTACGGGCTGGCGGCCCGCGCCATTCTCAAGACGCTCTGCGACTATGACGCGAGCCGGCTGACCGGACTGGATGTGCGCTTTTCCGCCCCGGTCTATCCGGGCGAGACGGTGCGGTTTCATATCTGGCGGGAAGGCAACGAAGCCCGGTTCAAAGCCTCGATCCCCGAGCGTCAGGTCGTGGTGCTGAACAACGGCGCAGCCCGCTTCGCCTGAGGACAGCGACCATGGCTCAGCCGCTCAGCGATATTCTCGTGCTGGATTTCAGCACGCTTCTGCCTGGCCCCTTGGCGACCCTGATGCTAGCCGAGGCAGGGGCGGAAGTTGTCAAGCTGGAGCGCCCTGGCAAGGGCGAGGACGCGCGTCATACGGAGCCGAAAATCGACGGCGTCAGCATCGGTTACGCGATCCTGAATCGCGGCAAGAAATCGATTGCACTGGATTTGAAGGCTGAAGGTGCGGTGGAGAGCCTCCGTCCGCTGATCGAGAAGGCCGATGTCCTGGTCGAGCAGTTCCGCCCCGGCGTGATGGATCGGCTGGGCTTGGGATATGAGGCGGTGCGTGCCATCAATCCGGGCATCGTCTATTGCTCGATCACCGGCTACGGACAGACCGGGCCGAAACGGGACTTTGCCGGCCACGACCTGAACTACGTCGGCGACGCCGGAATTCTGTCGCTCAGTCGCGGTCCCGACGAGCAGCCGACAATGCCGTTCGCGCTGGTGGCCGACATTGGGGGCGGCAGCTACCCGGCGGTGCTCAATATCCTGCTCGCCCTGCGCGAGCGCGACCATGCGGGGCAGGGTGCCCGTCTAGACATCGCCATGGCCGAGGGCGCCTTCGTTTTCGCCTATTGGGCGCATGCCAAGGGCGTTGTCGCCGGAGAGCCGATTGGCAATGGCGCCGACCGGTTGACGGGCGGATTGGCGCGCTACAGGCTCTATTCCGCCGCCGACGGACGGCAGATCGCCGTGGCGGCACTCGAAGAGAAGTTCTGGCAGGCCTTCTGCGATGTGATCGGACTAGGGGCGGAGCTGCGCGACGACATCGCCGATCCGCAAGCAAGCACCGCCGAAGTTGCCCGCCTCTTGGCGACGCATCCGGCCTCGCACTGGGAACCGCTTTTGGCCAAGGCCGATTGCTGCTGCACGGTGGTCAAGACCCCGGCCGAGGCGGCATCCAACGACCATTTTGCCAAGCGGGGCGTTTACGGCCGGCGGGTGCGAATCGGGGAACGGCGCGTACCCGCTCTGCCGCTGCCGATCGCGCCGGCTTTTCGCGCGCCGCCCTCCCGCGACGAGGCCGCGCCCGATCTCGCACGTGACAACCGCTATTTCGGGCTGCCCGACCCATGAGACACCGCCAAGAACGCCGAACCATTGACGGTGGCAGCGTGGTCCATTAATCTAACAGGTGTTAGAATTGCTTCTCCCAGAAGGTGGATATGATGACGACCTCCCAAGAAGAGCTCCCGGAAGAGGCCGCGAGATACGTCGTGCCCACGTATTTCGTGAACAGCGACAGCCCCGAGGTCCAGCAGTTCGTCGCCCGGGCTCTGCGCGATCTACCCAACGATGCATCGAAGAGCGATAAGGCGATCCGCCTATTCGAGGCGGTGCGGGACGGTATCCGTTATGATCCCTACACCTTCGCCTTGACGGCCGAT
The genomic region above belongs to Mesorhizobium sp. J428 and contains:
- a CDS encoding thiolase; translation: MENKLRGKSAIVGTGHAGFGEAPGLTAYDIMAQAGLAALADAQLKLSDVDGLFCTMMEDSMPALMAAEYLGIRPRFVEGTMTGGSSFVNYITAATMALTAGLCDVALIVYGSNQRSGSGKLVTASRPPPYEQIYRPRYPISAYALAAARHMHEFGTTREQLADVAVAARAWAQHNPEAFARGDLTREDVLAARMVSDPLTVRDCCLVTDGGGAIVMVRSERARDFPKPPVYVLGSAAESTHRQISQMPDFTVTAARESGARAFAAAGVTPSDIDVVELYDAFTINTILFLEDLGFCEKGEGGAFVEGGRIAPGGELPVNTNGGGLSCVHPGMYGIFTVIEATRQIRGDAPGLQIANIDLALAHGNGGTLSSQVTAILGSENTL
- a CDS encoding CaiB/BaiF CoA-transferase family protein; the protein is MSEARPALLSGVRIIDMTSVVFGPLATQMLGDLGADVIKVESPEGDMLRQVQPAQSPGMGAAFLGVNRNKRSVVLDLKTDDGRRSLRRLLRDADVFISSIRPSALARLSLAPDALRRENLRLITVAAVGFGSDGPYRDKPAYDDSVQAVSGMAGLATMRDPGAPPSYAPTILADKLGGVTASWAVMAALYHRERTGEGQHVEVPMFETLASFLLVEHMAAATFKNLPQSFGYSRMLVPHRRPLQTKDGYITILPYSNAQWARFFRAIGREDMLCHPWVTNMDERSRNIGAVYDMVAQFAPSRTTQEWIDLMGEADIPVMPVRMLPDLPQDSHMKATGFFQRVAHPTEGAIWTTKPPVKFSATPARHDLRPAPRLGEHSEEILSGVVED
- a CDS encoding CaiB/BaiF CoA-transferase family protein; the protein is MNIDEKGPLHGLLVVALEQAVAAPFCSSRLADAGARVIKVERKGSGDFARGYDRAANGESAYFVWLNRGKESLELDIKDPDDRALLERILARADVFLQNLAPGSLEKLELDSASLRARFPQLVTCDITGYGDDGPMRNAKAYDLLVQCESGLASITGTPDGPGRVGISVCDIATGMTAHAGICEALIECQRTGRARGVSVAMFDTMADWMAVPLIFHDCAGRPTPRVGLSHPVICPYGAYTCRDGGQIVLSVQNEREWARFCNAVLKRPELVEDPRFDGNDNRNRNRDVLQPMIESAFAALDRAQMLALLSEADIASGAVNNVAALSSHPQLDRTLIQCPSGEVGLPAPPIRRSGENMPLGASPALGAHNAAIRREFAVPVAGEDQT
- a CDS encoding Zn-ribbon domain-containing OB-fold protein, whose translation is MHEGPDVAFRRGLAEGKVVLPKCNACGRFHFFPRVVCPHCYVTSFTSHEISGRGEIHTTTVVRRAPDRGGDYNVCIVELEERVRMMSRVEGVAPPDVEIGMAVIAYAGEIDGTPAVLCRPEGG
- a CDS encoding MaoC/PaaZ C-terminal domain-containing protein, encoding MPLNYEALSNWEFEDVAQTLTERDTMLYALGLGFGENPTDEKELAYVYEDGLMVVPSMAVTLGYPGFWLRDPRTGIDWKKVLHGEQWLDVYKPLPVKGELIGRTRIDQISDKGEERGAVIYLSRDIINAASGETLAKVSMSTFCRGDGGFGGENKPGPTPASIPEREPDHVCDLATLPRQALIYRLSGDFNPLHADPKVARAAGFERPILHGLATYGLAARAILKTLCDYDASRLTGLDVRFSAPVYPGETVRFHIWREGNEARFKASIPERQVVVLNNGAARFA
- a CDS encoding CaiB/BaiF CoA-transferase family protein; this encodes MAQPLSDILVLDFSTLLPGPLATLMLAEAGAEVVKLERPGKGEDARHTEPKIDGVSIGYAILNRGKKSIALDLKAEGAVESLRPLIEKADVLVEQFRPGVMDRLGLGYEAVRAINPGIVYCSITGYGQTGPKRDFAGHDLNYVGDAGILSLSRGPDEQPTMPFALVADIGGGSYPAVLNILLALRERDHAGQGARLDIAMAEGAFVFAYWAHAKGVVAGEPIGNGADRLTGGLARYRLYSAADGRQIAVAALEEKFWQAFCDVIGLGAELRDDIADPQASTAEVARLLATHPASHWEPLLAKADCCCTVVKTPAEAASNDHFAKRGVYGRRVRIGERRVPALPLPIAPAFRAPPSRDEAAPDLARDNRYFGLPDP